The window caaaaattgtttccttttatttttatacattttcgtatttacgaatctgaattttattttcaattaatttacacaatttaattattaaatctttattcccatcgtgtattaaatctaagtgtattaacatcgtgacatcatactctttctaatcctttctgtttatcctttccaaataacaacatttatacctgtgtacgcttgaactcacacctgcggctaaatagctacaaggtaaacgaattgacatCAAGCCGAGAAaaatacagtgacctttacaaaataatatacacactctgctcacacattagttgcattgaaatgattatcaaaacaataacgatacatagaactgaaatattttcagttcaatatcagtaaaaatgttcaataaatattttatgaataaaagctcaacaataattaattaaatttattcaaaaacatttactagagataattttataggagtttaattcaatcaatacaaaacagtatatgcatattcattttcgttcattattatattgtggttaataactacgaccattcgtcagctgtgcgcttttaattacgtatattgtcgataagctataagagttaaacagattttattttttcccagaattcaataaatcgggctaatacgtcacgacccactcgagaattcaaccaaaaaagttacagatacttgattttctccgttattagaaggaatataaatttaaaactttgcaaatgtgttttttatgttaagatgaacataattagatgataagtaaaagatcgcggaatttccctttaatccACCCCATTTTTATTGCCATAACataaaatcaacaatgaaatgaataattCATTAGCTTAAATATGATCCTTTAGCAATGATAGACAAATGTAAAATGTGAATATCATATGCTATCACCAGCTATATCATGTAGATTGTCCAGTGCTTCGAACGACACCAGGAACAACATTGTAATGTCTcgattaatattcatattttccactttttagacacttttattttaatgaatGGAAGTGATCACGGTGTTTAGTTGCTGTATGACCAATTATTGTATTTGCATAATCAGATTCCTCCTCACAGTTGTCGCATTTTATTCGGTATTTTGGATTATAAGCCTTTTAATGCTATGTTTAACTTTTTAAACGAAAATGTCAGAATGATACTACCCCTATATCTCAAATTCTAACATATCATGTATAACCTTGTATATCAAACTCAAGCTTCTATTTCACGTCTTGTTATaaaagaagtctgtttgtttacatttttggtcatattcactcgaaaaaaagtCGTCACACTCGAAAAAGaccgatcaaatcactcgaaaaaacaCGATTGTAGCCGGACATTATACCTACCGTGATATTGTTCCGTATcaggcacccgtcgtattgctcatgttaGTGTGGCCTGGTAATAAGCCTTATTCGATAGGTCATACTCTTGAACTGTCATCGGGATTATAATTTCGACATTATGAACATAgacgctatcatctgtgaaacaaataacggtcaaccaactcgtgatagcgtccgtaacGTTAACAAAGGAATGACTTAAACTTCACAGGAACCACTCGGAACCTTTGTAAAATTTTCCGtttgagcagtaaccctctatcaaggaattCATGTTAGGAAATACAAGCATTGGAATACCGTATCTCCTGGGCGCTGCTTGGACTGTTGTTTCACCTAATGTGTTATGTCtagttgcctttttgtttttctttaataacgtatttgtttgtttttatagtgattaagatttaaACACCATGTTAACAGATTTGACTCTAGTTTAAATTTGGacccattatgtctgtttgttctgTTCAcaatttattcatgttattgccAATATAATGGAGTTTTATGCGAAATTTAGAGAAGTTAAAGGTTGAATTAGCtataaaactaagtttaattcactattttctacatataaaaagttctggaatatgacagatgttatccatACGTTTGGTGTGCATGAACTTCTGGTTTTGCtttgtgattatggacttttccttggagttcagtatttgtgttaTTCACTtttgttacatagaaatggaaagttcacaatgaGGAAGTCTAAATCATTTCTTTTATCTTAAAGTTTAATTCGTAAAGTACAATTCTGACACTGGGCCTTACTATCTAAGAGCTGAATAGTACTTTAAAACtgtaatataatatattatactcatatatttaaagaaattgcTTACCCATTGTTTAGTTATATTTCCTTTCTTTATTACAACATTAATGTTACCACACGTACATAAATGACTTCCTCCTTGAGATACAGCACCTGTAATTGTAATTTATCATTGTTTAAAGTAACGATATATAATGACTGATGTCGTCATATACTAATACCTTTAATTGTGGATTTTATCATTGTATGAAGATACATAAGATATTAACTGCCTCCGTGATATACAGGATCTGTAATTGAACAGTTCATCCTTGCATAAAGTTGTATTATAATATGTGTACAATGTAAGATCGTGACTGCTTCTCTAAAATACAGCAAGCTCGTCCTTCGATACAATATATCTTTTTCtgtataacaaaattatacacttaagggggttcgcgggtctaaatcatttatataggatttctctgtatttttctataaatgaactttatcttatagttaatagaaaaataaaataaaaaagtggggtcaccgttcatttgcgctcacaatctgcctttgaaagaagcatacatttttgtaaaggtgttttttttctgttgaagtaataggagaaataaaggtaatatcgaaataaaaaaaaagaaatttattacagaaatcgctaaaattttacaattatttagtttaagtacagcttatatggaaattatattaaaacagataggtcaccgatgagttgaaaaagatatttcaattttagagccaaaaaatggcatttttccaccaaagggagataatttggagctttttcaatgatgtatacattttgaaagtcatctggggccaacacgaattgattgttttgaatgattttagtaccatatgataaagtaacaactacaaaaggaaataaataaaatttgtaatgaaaaacaaatgtttgatttttttctgaaatttttatactcTCGAGCCTCCTTAAGCATCTCAGAATAATAAACACTTTACTGTTATATCTGTATGCGTGTTTGGTTTTATAATGATTGAGATTGTTATACAGTATTGACTACTGTACCCCTTTTTTACCCTCTTTACCtaaaatgtctgtttgttttattttcaaatcgttttcaatataatggaattctatgcaACTGTCAAATAAGCAagaggtttcgctagctataaaaacaggtttaatccaccattttgtacatcAACAAATGtttgtaccaaatcaggaatacgacagttgttatccattcgtttgatgtgtttggacatatgatttcatcatttgaatatgaactttccgttttgatttttcctctgAGCTCGGTATTTTAGTTGTTGAGCATTTGCTGGATCATAATTCCTACATCAAACTCTAACACATACCCCTATAATGGAAGATAATTTGTCTTTCCCTAATCAGGAATCTTACTCATGGTTGCCCCTTGCCATATCTTATCATTTGTACTATTAACAGAAATGACGTAAAAACAATCTTTGTTTACTTCTTTTTCATTAGGATTGAGAGcttgaaattttgaataaatattttagttAAGCCTTTTGTGTAATTGGTTTGCTGTCTTATTTaagtatatatcatatttatacagTGTAATTCTGATTGGTAAGCAAAATACACACGAAATAAAATAGTGAAGTACACATTTTGCGGTAAACCGGAAGTTATGTTATTATAGAAACTGAAAGTAAAAGGAAATGAACGTAAGTCACTAACGTTATTAACGATGGTTGGATGCTGTTCAACGTCTTAAAGTCTtcaggatgttcgcttgtcagtTTTGGAAAtgttgtcagattttcggaatattctggttttatccatttgaatgccttaaaaaatttgTTCATTCACctaattttcttttataaatcttttacatgtatactTATAAGCCATTTCTAAAAGTCTAAcaaaatcattgttattttttaatagtttttgaactTAAGAGAGAATAtattcccgccaaaatttcaatggcttatatctcgaataCAAGCACACGGACctattcatttttttctctcttttggtTCCTTCATTAGACCCCTATCAATGTATTCTTGTGttataaaaagcttgttattttgaaactgagtagcgaactacCTTAATTGGAGTTCCTGGTGGTATTGTTAAACATATGATGAATGTGGCTGATATTTAGTGtaaatttttctaattttcttgTCTTGAAGACGCCAAACCTCACTGGTAGGTAAGTCATTGCTAATTCAATTGGCTTCGCTCAAGGCGTTACTACTTCCAATTGCGTCAGGAAAATAATGAGATTAATGATCACCGCTtgtataagaaatttaaaaactcGTGGTAAATCTATCTAAATTGTGCGTGAAATGTTTACGGATCAAAATATTCTGAATGGATCATGTggatcattttgtttttgttctgttttcGATTTCGCCTCAGGTTAATTACAATAACGGCAAAATGTGTGCTTCactattttatttgatatatattctTGACCTCAAGACGCCACACAACACTAGCGATAATACTTATATAAAACTCAGTACTATGTAGTTAGCGTTTGAGTATTGTGATTGTTTATGTCGACGTATCCGAATTTAATTTCAGGAAAGTTCTGAATACAGAGCAGCATTCACTAGCTTTTTCCTGCTTCAGCTGTTGATACACTTTAAGCATTAGCATTACTAAAATATAAGTCAGGTTCATAGGGCTTTAGAAACAAAAATCTTTAAGAAAGAGTATCCAATCTCTTTGCCATGAGCTAGAGGAAACATAGATGTGTCAAAGGTTCTCCATAAGTGTTTAAGGAATAACTTTACTTTTTCTTACCTGATATTTCCCTTGTTTTCCTTTCAAATACCTGAAAtaagataaatacatattttccTTTCTATAGATAAGACACATTGTATCTAATAATTTGGTCATTGCTTACATTCAAGCAACAAACATTACacgaaaagagggacgaaagataccaaagggacagtcaaactcataaatctaaaacaaactgacaacgccatggctaaaaatgaaaaagacaaacagaaaaacaatagtacacatgacacaacatagaaaactaaagaataaacatcacgaaccccaccaaaaactaggggtgctctcaggtgctccggaagggtaagcagatcctgctccacatgtggcacccgtcgtgttgcttatgtgattacaaatctggtaaatagtctaattcggtaggtcacattcttgaaagggaaggggattgtagttacgacgtaaggaacatatccgatatcatttgtgaaacggttattccataacggtcaaccaactcaagAATAGTCAAGACAATACAGTTCAATCAAAGTAAACCTCTGctaaattcaaatagaaaaattcATACATAACATTTGCCAAAAAAAGATGCGTGAAAATCTAGacaatttttaattcaaatattaaatcaaACATGTGTATTGACACTACAGTTGTCACGTCTATTCATGCATAAACCTACCTTAAATAGAGAATCTTGTGTACTGTGACATACTATTACAATAGATTTGATAGGAGTTAAATGTTGTaactgttcaaaattcatcacTGACTGGAGCATGGCATCTGTCAATTCTTCATCTGGGTAGTTCAGATATCCCGATCCAAATGGAGGAAAGGCAAGGGAATTAAAACTAGACTTGTGTGCCTCTGTCAAACAATTTGTGGTAGCTGTTTCTATTGCCTATAAAAATATACACTTAACTATGTAATATGAGCAGCACTTTGTCAAGCAAACGAACCCTTTGCTTATGCTAAGGGTAGTAGTCTCTAGTGAAAATTTTGATGATATTTGAATTACCTGAAACCGTCTTTAAATAGAAATAAGTAAAAAGCTGGTAAAGTCccactatatacatgatatagaccCACTTTATTGTAATAGCATATTACTTTGAGCATGAACACGTTAAAAAAGTGAATTGAAATTTGTTATATTGTGTTAAAGGGGTGTCCTGCCACCAAGGGCCGGTACTTTTAATCATGAGGAAGCGTCTATCTaggttttataaaatttcattacaTTTTGATAGTATTATTGAGGTTTGAAAATCTTCAATGTGTCTCAATTGTTAGATGCAAAACATTACAGAAATtagttatttttatatattgtttaaatttgttCTGATTACTATCTTCTATCCCAGATTCATAAAATTTCATACAGGTTTAACAAAGTTAAAAGAAAAGATTACCCAAGCTTCATCCTGATCACATTGATAttgatgcccccccccccccccccaaaaaaaaaaataataaaaagaatgatACAATCAAAGGgcgatacatttaaaaaaataaccaactATGTCCCTATAGAAACTGAAACATTGGCCCGAAGATAAAAATTATATTCGCTAATAAATCTTTTTTCCCCCCTGAAAACTAATCTCTTTTTAAAAACATACAGCTTTTTATGTGCATTATTGTTTGATCAAATTCAATACGTTATGTTTATAAGCACCACGGATAACAttagttttatattatataaaaaaggaaaaaggaccAACACGATTTATTGGAGATATTCCAAGGAGTGTCAATAGCCTCATCTTCAATCCAGTCATTTTCCAAAACTTATTATACCTAAAATAAGTACTACATTAAATGAATCCTATTTTGGCTTAACTCGAAAGTCTTCTATTACCTGTTTGTTGTTCATTTCCCATTTGGGTAAAGTTACATGATAAACTTTACGACATTTTAGATTTCCGCCATTGGTAACAGCAACTTCATTTTTAGTTATCCCATTTGGATATTTTTCACAACATTCTTTTTGAATTGCATTCCCACCTGCATTTGCTAAAGCCTTTGACCCAAGACCTGGTTCAAGGTCCAGGTCACGGTTTACACTGTTAACGATAACATCAACCTTCAAATGAAAATAGAAGAGATACAGAAATGTACTTCACAGAGTGGTATATCGTTATCAGACAtagttgaacaaaaaaaaacccaaagaaatGTTTTCTTTCCAAAATCTTAAAATTACTGAAAAGTTATCTAATTATCACATATCTTGATTTGCCTAACTTATTGCATACGATATAAAAAGTTCACAAAGTAGATAACTCTTACAGTTTCTTCCACTATCGTTCCCTGTATTATGCTGACTTCGATGTTTCCAATCTTTACAAACTTTCTCCTTCTGGGGTTTTCTGGAAGTATAGTGGAGACGGTGTAAAAGCtagtaataaaaaatcaaaatgcaggtgcatttttatatatgatatgtttgTCAATGATAGAActtttatccaaaaaaaatatttgattatcaaaacaaaaacaagtcataaaatataCATATTGGCATTTCAAAATGAGAAAAGGACTTATGCTGAAATAAGTTATTAAATAcgaagtaaaacaattcaattctaTTTACATCTCAATCATTCTTTTCAAAAAGTGTAGGAAATATTTGATACACATCAACTATCGCTTTTATAAAATGGGATCGGGACTCccacaaaaacaaaatcataaacaccaaaaaaattaacaaacaaatgGTTGCATTTACATGTATtggaagatttgtttttttccatGGTGATTGAAAGGATTTTTTAGAAAGCTTAAATCTGGATTCTttcaaaaaattgtaaagaagatgaaacaaaataatGTGGTTTGAAACGGTGCCTTTTGGGCTGTTGTTATCTTTTTCAACGACACTTTTGCATTTTAACACTTGTTATATATCCGGCCGAGCTTTTTGTCcgacaattttatgttttatcCGTTTCTTTCTGTCTGTTTCACTCTTTGTCTGATACTTATACTTTTCGTCCCTGGCTTTCGGTCCGGTCtgattttatgtttgtttgttcttttttttgaatgatattgATAGTCcagtaaatataaatattgtgtATAAAGTTAATCatgaatgaaaatgaaatgatattGAGTTTAGTCTATATAAAATCGACCACACTACTCCATTTCCAATTCATAATGGCATAGGTCACGTGCTATATGACTTCACTCTTCATACATGAGGCACCATAAGGTGCACGTGAAAAATAGTTTTGTGTGTATAAAACCAATTTATTTAGGTGAACCTATATAAATAacccttcattatttttctttgctCAATCAATACAATCGTTGTATGAAAGCGTCAAACATCCTTTTTCATATTTCTGTCTGAGTTTGCTCAATGACACAAACCTTTGCGAGATATCATAAAAGTGTTTTATCAGGTTATGTGCACATGTGTATTTTTGTCGAAATTAGGACGTTAAGGGATCAGAGAGTTCAAAATGAATATTCCAtttaatgaaacagaaattaactatATATTATTAACTTCATGTTGAAAAGTCAGAAAATGCTTGATAAAAAATTGTATGACTGTCATTGAGACAACTTTtctgaaatgtttttttcttgaatatgatatttgtttaaagtaaTTCAATATCACATCTTCTAATTACACGTTTTTACAggtaacaacaaaataaaatgacattgtGATCCAATAAACTATAAGAAAGATCTGAATGGTCAAAATATTAccgaaaaattatgaaaatttaatactagtttaatgaaaaaatacattaaaagacGACAAAACAACCTGTTTCAGGCATATCCGATTTTAGACTGAACATGATTTCATTAATTCTTAATCGTACGCTACAGAACAATTATCCTGATATGACTGAACAGACGTACTCTCCCACAGTCATTATCGGAACGGTTTTTGACAGTCTGAAACATATGTTTGGTTCACTCTTTCGATTAAgacttttaaaattcaaagtaaCCGTTTTAGAACGACATCTAGCTATCAGTGTTGATGATGAAATAcattaatatctttttttaacttgTCGGACTCTGTGATCAAGAGGGAAAAACAGTCAGTCATATACACAACTAAATATATTGCTCCTTAACTACTTTGGATCATCTTCTTACAACCCTttgatggtgtaaacttccccaaaaatgtattgtgtaatggtgtatggcatatggtgcaattgtagatggtgtatggtgtatggtgtaaggtgtatgatgtatggtgtatggtgtatggtgtatggtgtatggtgaatGGCATATAGTGCAATTGTAGATTGTGTATGGTgatatggtgtatggtgttaggggaatggtgtaatgatgtaacgtgcgatcgggaataGTGTAAATGAATGGTGTACGCCATACAAAACTATGCaactgattttgatttttttacattaatttacaatattgtgttaacattttttaaaatagatatataaatgtGTAGTCGCACGTTTTGTTTGAAATTGAATTGCAGAATGATGTAATGCGTGAGGTTTATAGTACAAATGTGTAAGATGTATGATGTATTAGCACAGGGTGTATGCTGAAATGGTGTATAGTGAATGGTTAAACGTTGTATGGTGTTCATGGGAAGTTCAAGGAATGCattaatgtttgaaatttttaaatttcacattacACATGCTAAAGGtaataacattataaaatgtcattgttttcgaaaaaaatcttaaacatttctGCCAATGTGCTTTTACATATGGTTTTATGCAGaaacattatttgaaaataatgttagTTGGCAAAACATGTCACAATTGAATTGTAACTCAACAAAGTAGATACATACATTAAAACTATCAATCGCTTCTTTATCATAGTTTCACGTTATAGCTTTAGTTAAATTAAACAAGGATACAAGTACCTTTAAAAGTATGATAAAAacaacttcaattttaattttgaaaacaacaTTTCAGCAGGTGATTTAGATGTATACAAAACATaactaagaaataaaaatttgactTTGACATTCATTTATTATATCATCAATTTTGTAGGACTTACTACATAGGATAGATATTTAGAAATTCTTCTTATTTTCATTCAAAGTACCATAACCTTCATAAAAAATTCATGCTTATGAAAAACGAGAAATACAATACCAAcgcttttttttattgttaatactACAGATGACTTACCAAGTTCGTTTTATATACTATCATATTATTAAAATTCTATTATGCATTTTACTCTTATTTATTTTACGAAGAAAAATCTCCTAAAAGGAGCGCGTTGTTCTGTATACTCATCGTATTGTAATTCTGTGTCGTACTAGTATATAAAATCTTACTTTTTGTGTCTGGGAACGGAAATCGACACCTTGGCAGTTCAAAATAGCTTGATTTTTGTATGAAATAGAAAACAATGGTCAGttgaataatatttaaaaaaaacattgaggtTAATATCCAGTTATTATTTCTCGGATGTATGTATACATATTAATCTGCTTTATTCATTATTGTAATGATATTTCAATATGTACTAAGTTGTATATTACATAACGAAGTATATATATTGGTAGTCAACACCAACAATGAAACTCAAGAAGACTGCTTTGAAAACAGTGAATCTGTACACTGTGGCAAACCTAATAATACATTTCAATGCCGCACAACTGAAAAACcttgaattaaaattataaagattcaAATCCTTAAATCAACATTAAATTTACAGAAAAAGGTTTATTAATCGtattaaatattttcacataaaaacTGAATATCGGGCTGGTAATATCTTAGGGGACGAAACATCTACCTGCACTTGAATCGATAACGTTATTgtaaaatatcatcaaaatacTTGACATGTAATTTCGTACGCGGTTCTTGTCTACAAAGGAGTCATACCTGGCGCTCGGATCAGATCAGTTGAAGGacgaaataataaaaagttttgaaatgttCCAATAATAGAACACATTTACAAAAAGTCGCGTGGAGATATCAAGACATTCTAGCAGATATTTGTTTTGTGACCTCAAAATGAATAGTAAGTGATATGACCAGTATTCAAACAGAACCTAAAGAGCCGATCTAAGATAAACATTTCCAGTTGCAATGAATCATCTCACGTTTAATATGTTTTATGCTTAATATATATTTAGACATTTATGTTTATTTACCCGTTTTCATAAGATAGATCAAACGAGTATATACAATTTTTCGAAATGATTCATACTAACATGTCATGTAAAGCATTTTTCACATTGGGTAAAATAAGATAACAAAATGTCTGTTCATAGATAAGGTATTAAATGTTTGATATCACATGTCAATATACGCAATTGGTAGAAATCCAAATTGAAATTATTTCTGGTGCAACAATGGAACAAATCACGAttaattaaatacatttattttttgttttaatacttgTTTTTCACTTATagattttcaatattcaaaaatTTACCTCTGGTTTTTACGTTCTAGCACAGTGATATCAGCAACATCTACGGAAGTCGTTCCAGATGCCCCATTTGCGCTAGGTTCTCCAAATATTAACGGTTCTTTGTAAAAATTGCTTCTATATTTGATGTGTGAGAAAGATGAACAAAGATTAAATAATTGTCAAAAACTAAAAGTTAAATActagacaaacaaacaaacgttTAGTTAACATTTTATCATCTGATTTTGTACACATaaacattttatctttttcaagGTAATTTCACACGTTCTGTCTTGGTTGTACATTTTTGATTTAAacagaaacaattaaaaaaaaattttgacctTGTAGTTTGTATAAAGTATGATGCTGTAAGCAAAAATAGAGACCATGCCTGGTGGTTCAGGCACACACTGACGTAATAACATGCAAAGAACAACACGGGGAAGGTAAGTGATTAAGCTCTTAGTGAAGCAATATTAGTTGTTGAAATGCGTATATATCTACTGCAATAAACTTGGTATCGATAATGTTAtgctaaaaattgactataaagggcaataattatTTAAGAGGGTCAATTGACAAtgtttgtcatgttgacttatttgtagatcttactttgctcaacactattgctgcttacaatttatcgctatatataataatattcaagacaatgaccaaaaactgcaaaatgtcctcactaattcaggggcagcaacccaactacgggttgtctgattcgtctgattATTACTGCAACTGGTTAGACCTATGGTAGTAGACTAAGATCGCAGCCATCTTATTACAAGTCAGATAGACAGGATGTCGGCACTGGTTAATAAATTCGGAAATCGTACACCAGTCTTCGTTAAAAAAAGGTTTAGAAGCATTAAAAGCTAAGTGTGTTtgaattttcataaaatgaaatatagttgGCAAAAACTCTCATTTTTCTTTAGTGAAAGATTAAAATGGCATATATTCGGTTAGTTTTGAAAACAAGATTGTCTTATTTATGCATtgtgtgctgttttttttttattgcagtccgtattttcatatcaatatCAGACATTGGTTATTATGCAATGTTTTCCACCTTTTTGTTCACaaacttttttattcaattttgcgACAGAATAAGGTAATCAAACATAGAGATCGCGACATGATGACATTGTTCTGTCATATTTTTGTACTTTGTTAGTCACCTTTCCTTCACCCTTGTTACTGAATGGTTGAACTACAGTATTGCTGTAATATGGATCACTGTATATTGTTTTTTGCGAATAAGTCACAGAACCAAATTTCTTTGGTGCTTATATAGCAATTTGAAATGACATCAATCTAAAGTTAACATCACTGTTAGCTATTTATTCACTGTTTGCAAGTTTTCCAAACCAAGGCTTTGTATGCTATTGACATTGATATTAATTTTTCACTGTCCTTAAATAGCTAAATGTTGTGCTTTTCCCTTGTAAATGTAACTGTTTGATTTacaacataaataaaaagaaacataatgTTTCCTACAATTAAGATAAATTGGAGGTTTGACGCTTTGAACAagcattttttgtttttcaaatcgCTTTCTGTTTCTTGTTAATG of the Mytilus galloprovincialis chromosome 8, xbMytGall1.hap1.1, whole genome shotgun sequence genome contains:
- the LOC143043524 gene encoding protein mono-ADP-ribosyltransferase PARP9-like translates to MRTGLIPEAKRQTERSNFYKEPLIFGEPSANGASGTTSVDVADITVLERKNQSYFELPRCRFPFPDTKKNPRRRKFVKIGNIEVSIIQGTIVEETVDVIVNSVNRDLDLEPGLGSKALANAGGNAIQKECCEKYPNGITKNEVAVTNGGNLKCRKVYHVTLPKWEMNNKQAIETATTNCLTEAHKSSFNSLAFPPFGSGYLNYPDEELTDAMLQSVMNFEQLQHLTPIKSIVIVCHSTQDSLFKVFERKTREISGAVSQGGSHLCTCGNINVVIKKGNITKQWCDVMVITGSKDLKLKNRKLSKLVLDAAGLDIQTACDTKYPSGVNYREVAFTRAYKLHCRFVYFGCLPDWKDTSDNPQQVLTDFITECLDVAHSQDVNHIAFPTLGTGALKYPHHVMARTMKTCIGNFNRKHKYDNTRSNLQHVTIVIFDKSKDCRVMENALLKEFQVPIGYYGGSCTTEI